Proteins encoded together in one Pseudomonadota bacterium window:
- a CDS encoding methyltransferase: MISQTNCQLPITNIDVAADETLDILCNDELKLIQKKNGYRFSIDAILLANFVVLKRGDRLLDIGSGCGIIPVYMSKKGYQNSMLGIEIQGDLFDVAQKNASLNNFGNIQFTHGDITLMEKELKKTPFHVVVSNPPYTRKSTGRKSPQSSRLIARYESQLDLSTLISVASSLLFKRGRFYTIYPSKRLGELIHAAKSHKLEPKRLKFVHPRKGEGANLFLAEFIKEGGMEVMVEKPLYIYDNDNYTEELQTYYTLKG; the protein is encoded by the coding sequence GTGATTAGTCAAACCAACTGCCAATTACCAATTACGAATATTGACGTGGCCGCTGACGAAACCCTCGATATTCTCTGTAATGATGAGTTAAAGCTCATTCAAAAGAAAAACGGGTACAGATTCTCTATTGATGCAATCCTCCTTGCTAATTTTGTTGTCCTAAAAAGGGGTGATAGATTATTGGATATTGGCTCCGGATGTGGTATCATACCTGTCTATATGTCAAAAAAAGGCTACCAAAACAGCATGCTTGGGATAGAAATCCAGGGAGACCTCTTCGATGTGGCCCAAAAAAACGCATCTTTAAATAATTTCGGGAATATACAATTTACACATGGCGATATTACACTGATGGAAAAGGAATTAAAAAAAACACCCTTCCACGTGGTTGTCTCAAACCCCCCCTATACCAGAAAAAGTACAGGGAGAAAAAGCCCTCAATCTTCGAGACTAATAGCAAGATATGAGTCGCAGCTTGACCTTTCAACTCTTATTTCCGTTGCATCATCACTGCTCTTCAAGAGAGGACGCTTTTATACCATATATCCGTCAAAAAGGCTTGGTGAGTTGATTCATGCTGCAAAATCGCATAAACTTGAACCAAAGAGGCTGAAATTTGTCCATCCAAGGAAGGGTGAAGGGGCAAATCTTTTCCTCGCTGAGTTCATAAAAGAGGGTGGTATGGAAGTTATGGTTGAAAAACCTCTTTACATATACGATAATGACAATTATACAGAAGAACTGCAAACCTATTATACGTTAAAGGGTTAA
- a CDS encoding DUF1015 domain-containing protein codes for MPELYTKPFRGIVYNKEKIGDIASCVCPPYDVVSDARSYYKRNKFNAIRLELPQSLPSMDKYNAAKNTMDEWLRKGVLELDSKDTVYVNEQEFDAEGTLCLRRGFIALNKLDRNRILTHEETRKKAKEDRERLITTLKTYTSLIFGLYEDKNDEMEDILVNARKDIMYDFIDEQAIRNRFYRMTDSDEIKRLLALMDERNIYIADGHHRLDVSYKLNIPYVPLYLTNMYSSGIVILPYHRIIKFNASRGIQELLHSIGSHGEIEKHPLIDDNSIKKVLKDISESANLAFALCSKDDLENLYVLKEKTPIPMDSDLHEGLKTLKVNVVHTGALKRLLNISDEEISFTQDPFKSIDSLKNGTIDLAVFLPPTTVREVKGIADNSLFMPPKSTFFYPKILTGLVFYKYA; via the coding sequence ACTGTATACCAAACCATTCAGAGGAATCGTTTACAACAAAGAAAAGATCGGTGATATTGCCTCCTGTGTCTGTCCTCCGTATGATGTCGTCTCAGATGCAAGGTCTTATTACAAAAGGAACAAGTTTAATGCCATCAGGCTTGAGCTTCCGCAATCTCTTCCTTCCATGGACAAATACAATGCCGCCAAAAACACAATGGATGAATGGTTACGCAAAGGGGTGCTGGAGTTGGACAGCAAAGACACTGTATACGTGAACGAACAGGAGTTTGATGCAGAAGGAACCTTATGCCTGAGAAGGGGATTTATTGCCCTCAACAAACTTGACAGGAACCGCATCCTTACACACGAAGAAACGAGAAAGAAGGCAAAAGAAGATAGAGAGCGTCTTATCACAACATTAAAAACGTACACAAGCCTTATTTTTGGTCTGTATGAAGATAAAAACGACGAGATGGAAGATATACTCGTGAACGCCCGAAAAGACATAATGTATGACTTCATCGATGAACAAGCCATCCGTAACCGCTTTTACAGGATGACCGATAGTGATGAGATTAAAAGGCTTTTAGCGCTTATGGATGAAAGGAATATTTATATTGCGGACGGCCACCACCGCCTCGACGTTTCATATAAACTCAACATCCCTTACGTTCCGCTCTATTTGACCAACATGTATTCGAGTGGCATTGTAATCCTCCCGTACCACAGGATTATCAAGTTCAATGCCAGCAGAGGCATCCAAGAACTGTTACATTCTATCGGGAGCCACGGCGAAATCGAGAAGCATCCGTTGATTGATGACAACTCAATCAAAAAGGTCCTGAAAGATATTTCTGAATCAGCAAACCTTGCCTTTGCGCTTTGTTCAAAGGATGATTTAGAGAACCTTTATGTACTGAAAGAAAAAACTCCTATTCCAATGGATAGCGATCTCCACGAGGGTTTAAAAACGTTAAAAGTAAATGTAGTTCATACCGGGGCACTAAAGCGTCTTCTCAACATAAGCGATGAAGAGATCTCCTTCACACAGGATCCATTCAAATCCATTGATTCCTTAAAAAACGGCACCATTGATCTCGCAGTTTTTCTCCCGCCGACAACGGTTCGGGAAGTCAAGGGTATCGCCGATAACAGCCTCTTCATGCCACCCAAATCCACATTTTTTTATCCAAAGATACTAACAGGTCTCGTATTTTATAAGTATGCCTGA